One genomic segment of Natrialbaceae archaeon AArc-T1-2 includes these proteins:
- a CDS encoding molybdopterin dinucleotide binding domain-containing protein, producing MGTQFDPSTIEKVAQKLGILSNRTEETKKQRQRRGVNGDVDPIAKEGHLGSYPGPDQWNNWTEYDETGEPRDYSLVPTACFNCEAGCGLLTYIDKETGEIRKIEGNPEHPGSRGKNCAKGPATINQLEDTGRILHPLKRDGPRGSGQWTQVSWDEALDDIASEMRETIEDGRENEITYHVGRPGHEDYMDRVINAWGLDGHNSHTNICSSGARTGYALWHKYDRPSGDFANAEFILLLSAHLESGHYFNPHAQRIMEGMQDGGQLAVMDPRLSNTAAMSDYWLPTQPGSEAAGLLSMARTILDEDLYDAEFVRNWVNWEQFLDEKYPDVGHDFDAYIDLLREDVYADFTPKYAEAETGVDAEKIQTVARKIGRAGDRFASHIWRSAASGNEGGWQVSRTLHFLSVLTGSVGTKGGTSPNAWHAYDPELPNEPPRQKLWDELQLPQEWPFAHYELSQLLPYFLKEGRGELSVYFTRVFNPVYTYPDGFSWIEALTDEDKVGMHVALTPTWNETAYFADYVLPMGHSPERHDIQSQETHAATWVTYRQPVHREFAEREGEDVERTYEANPGEVWEEDEFWMDLSWRVDEDGELGIREHFESPYRDGEDGEPAQMTIDEYYRYVFENDERLVEEAEEAGMEPLEYMKHYGAFEASTNEYEIHEETLDESILEEDDVYVDDYGTIRRGEKPDTYSEMDGSDMLGVMVDGEPKRGFPTPTGKQQFYSKTMAEWGLDDPEYTLPHYIKSHVHPDEIDYENGERVLVPTFRLPTQIHSRSSNSKYLEEISHKNPVWIHTDDAARMGVETGDLVRVVTEIGYFVNEVWVTESIKPGIVAMSHHMGQWKINRDDNRDIEEGGDPYGKVTVDLDSENSQWGLRQAEGIKPFESTDPDSERVWWNDGGVAQNLTHAPHPDPISGMHCWHQKVTVRPAEGDDHYGDVYVDTDRAFEIYREWVDKTEPAPGPNNLRRPKWLKRPFSPPTGDGEDDAWYADGPIGRSERWDVDSRSPVHDDD from the coding sequence ATGGGAACACAATTCGACCCAAGTACGATCGAGAAAGTGGCACAGAAGCTCGGCATCCTGTCTAACAGGACCGAAGAAACGAAAAAACAGCGCCAGCGACGCGGCGTCAACGGCGACGTCGACCCGATTGCCAAGGAGGGCCATCTCGGCTCCTACCCCGGCCCCGACCAGTGGAACAACTGGACTGAGTACGACGAGACGGGCGAACCCCGTGACTACTCGCTGGTGCCGACGGCCTGTTTCAACTGCGAGGCCGGCTGTGGGCTGTTGACCTACATCGACAAGGAGACCGGCGAGATCCGCAAGATCGAGGGCAACCCCGAACACCCCGGCAGCCGGGGTAAAAACTGCGCGAAGGGACCGGCGACGATCAACCAGCTCGAAGACACCGGCCGGATCCTCCACCCGCTCAAGCGCGACGGGCCGCGCGGAAGTGGCCAGTGGACCCAGGTGTCCTGGGACGAGGCCCTAGACGACATCGCAAGCGAGATGCGCGAGACCATCGAGGACGGCCGCGAAAACGAAATTACCTACCACGTCGGTCGTCCAGGCCACGAAGACTACATGGACCGGGTGATCAACGCGTGGGGACTCGACGGTCACAACTCCCACACCAACATCTGCAGCTCGGGTGCCCGTACGGGCTATGCGCTCTGGCACAAGTACGATCGCCCGAGCGGTGACTTCGCCAACGCCGAGTTCATCCTGTTGCTGTCGGCTCACCTCGAGTCGGGCCACTACTTCAACCCGCACGCCCAGCGGATCATGGAGGGAATGCAGGATGGCGGACAGCTGGCGGTGATGGATCCGCGGCTGTCGAATACGGCAGCGATGTCCGACTACTGGCTGCCGACCCAACCCGGCAGCGAGGCCGCCGGCTTGCTCTCGATGGCAAGGACCATCCTCGACGAGGATCTCTACGACGCCGAGTTCGTCCGGAACTGGGTCAACTGGGAGCAGTTCCTCGACGAGAAGTATCCCGACGTCGGTCACGACTTCGATGCGTACATCGACCTCCTGCGAGAGGACGTCTACGCCGACTTCACGCCGAAGTACGCGGAAGCCGAAACCGGCGTCGACGCCGAGAAGATCCAGACGGTCGCACGAAAGATCGGTCGCGCCGGCGACCGGTTCGCGAGTCACATCTGGCGCTCGGCAGCGTCGGGCAACGAAGGCGGCTGGCAGGTCTCTCGGACGCTTCACTTCCTGTCCGTGCTGACCGGCAGCGTCGGCACGAAAGGAGGAACCTCGCCGAACGCCTGGCACGCCTACGATCCCGAACTGCCCAACGAGCCACCGCGGCAGAAACTCTGGGACGAGCTCCAGCTGCCCCAGGAGTGGCCCTTCGCCCACTACGAGCTCAGCCAGCTGCTGCCGTACTTCCTCAAGGAGGGCCGCGGAGAGCTCTCGGTGTACTTCACGCGGGTGTTCAACCCCGTCTACACCTACCCCGACGGCTTCTCCTGGATCGAGGCACTGACCGACGAGGACAAGGTCGGCATGCACGTCGCGCTCACCCCGACGTGGAACGAGACGGCCTACTTCGCCGACTACGTCCTGCCGATGGGTCATTCGCCGGAACGCCACGACATCCAGAGCCAAGAGACCCACGCCGCCACGTGGGTGACCTACCGCCAGCCCGTCCACCGCGAGTTCGCTGAACGCGAAGGCGAAGACGTCGAGCGCACCTACGAGGCCAACCCCGGCGAGGTCTGGGAGGAAGACGAGTTCTGGATGGATCTGTCCTGGCGCGTCGACGAGGACGGCGAGCTCGGTATCCGTGAACACTTCGAGAGCCCCTACCGCGACGGCGAAGACGGCGAGCCGGCTCAGATGACGATCGACGAGTACTACCGCTACGTCTTCGAAAACGACGAGCGGCTCGTCGAGGAAGCCGAAGAGGCGGGCATGGAGCCACTCGAGTACATGAAACACTACGGGGCGTTCGAAGCCTCGACGAACGAGTACGAGATCCACGAGGAGACACTCGACGAGTCGATCCTCGAGGAAGACGACGTCTACGTCGACGACTACGGAACGATCCGCCGCGGCGAGAAACCGGACACCTACTCCGAGATGGACGGCTCGGACATGCTGGGCGTGATGGTCGACGGCGAGCCCAAACGTGGGTTCCCGACGCCGACGGGCAAACAGCAGTTCTACTCGAAGACGATGGCCGAGTGGGGCCTCGACGATCCCGAGTACACGCTGCCACACTACATCAAATCCCACGTCCACCCCGACGAGATCGACTACGAGAACGGCGAGCGGGTGCTGGTGCCGACGTTCCGGCTGCCGACACAGATCCACTCCCGATCGTCGAACTCGAAATATCTCGAGGAGATCTCGCATAAGAACCCGGTGTGGATACACACCGACGACGCCGCACGGATGGGCGTCGAGACGGGCGATCTCGTCCGGGTGGTCACCGAGATCGGCTACTTCGTCAACGAGGTGTGGGTGACGGAGTCGATCAAACCCGGAATCGTGGCAATGAGCCACCACATGGGCCAGTGGAAGATAAACCGTGACGACAACCGCGATATCGAAGAAGGTGGCGATCCGTACGGCAAGGTCACCGTTGACCTCGACTCGGAGAATAGCCAGTGGGGACTGCGACAGGCCGAAGGCATCAAGCCGTTCGAGAGCACCGATCCGGACAGCGAACGGGTCTGGTGGAACGACGGCGGTGTCGCCCAGAACCTGACCCACGCGCCACATCCGGACCCGATCTCGGGGATGCACTGCTGGCACCAGAAGGTGACCGTCCGACCGGCCGAAGGAGACGACCACTACGGCGACGTCTACGTCGACACCGACCGCGCGTTCGAGATCTACCGCGAGTGGGTCGACAAGACCGAACCGGCACCGGGACCGAACAACCTCCGGCGGCCGAAGTGGCTCAAGCGACCGTTCTCACCCCCAACCGGGGACGGCGAGGACGACGCCTGGTACGCCGACGGCCCGATCGGGCGATCCGAGCGATGGGACGTCGACTCCCGTAGCCCGGTTCACGACGACGACTGA
- a CDS encoding Mrp/NBP35 family ATP-binding protein has translation MIDETTPAENDDVEAAIQAAGVGRDALTDDLVALEAIGPVTVAGDGDVATIPVTIPVPSAELRESLERELNAAVTNRTEIDTVEVDWQPDPVDPGTEADIIPDVTHVIAVGSSKGGVGKSSVAVNLAAALADAGADVGLLDADVYGPNAPTMLGLSERAPEPTLDDQMVPQEAYGINVMSMGFVTEEDDPVIWRGPLVTDFIKQLFDDVEWGSLDYLFVDLPPGTGDAHLALVQSLPVTGAVIVTTPQDVAVADAKRALEGFVDYDVPILGIVENMSTFACDDCGTVHDIFGTGGGERLAGEFDVPVLGQIPIDSELGTVEQDGAGAPGIDIPLLGRLQLPQTERERRQQETVAPIAIRDDGGQARHAFRRLAGRTAGRINAAATLLESSNSQPRASDQVTE, from the coding sequence ATGATCGACGAGACGACTCCCGCGGAAAACGACGACGTCGAAGCTGCGATCCAGGCAGCAGGCGTCGGACGGGACGCGCTGACGGACGATCTCGTCGCGCTCGAGGCGATCGGACCGGTCACCGTCGCCGGCGACGGCGATGTGGCGACGATTCCGGTGACAATCCCGGTCCCGTCCGCCGAGCTACGGGAGTCGCTCGAACGTGAACTCAACGCCGCGGTCACGAACCGTACCGAGATCGATACCGTCGAGGTCGACTGGCAGCCCGACCCCGTCGACCCGGGGACAGAGGCCGACATTATCCCGGACGTGACACACGTCATCGCTGTCGGAAGCTCCAAAGGCGGCGTCGGAAAGAGTTCGGTCGCGGTCAACCTCGCGGCGGCGCTCGCAGACGCCGGTGCTGACGTCGGGCTACTCGATGCCGACGTCTACGGACCGAACGCGCCGACGATGCTTGGACTGTCCGAGCGAGCGCCCGAGCCGACGCTCGACGACCAGATGGTCCCGCAGGAGGCCTACGGGATCAACGTGATGAGCATGGGTTTCGTCACGGAGGAAGACGACCCGGTCATCTGGCGGGGCCCGCTCGTGACCGATTTCATCAAACAGCTGTTCGACGACGTCGAGTGGGGATCACTCGATTACCTGTTCGTCGACCTCCCACCCGGCACCGGGGACGCACACCTTGCGCTCGTCCAGTCGCTTCCGGTCACCGGCGCGGTCATCGTCACGACGCCACAGGACGTCGCCGTTGCAGACGCAAAGCGTGCGCTCGAGGGCTTCGTCGACTACGACGTCCCGATCCTGGGGATCGTCGAGAACATGAGCACGTTCGCGTGTGACGACTGTGGCACCGTCCACGACATCTTCGGAACGGGCGGTGGAGAGAGGCTGGCAGGCGAGTTCGACGTGCCCGTGCTCGGTCAGATCCCGATCGATTCGGAGCTAGGAACGGTCGAACAGGACGGAGCGGGCGCTCCTGGGATCGACATTCCGCTACTCGGTCGGCTGCAGCTGCCCCAAACCGAGCGCGAACGCCGGCAACAGGAGACCGTCGCGCCGATCGCGATTAGAGACGACGGCGGCCAGGCCCGGCATGCGTTCCGGAGACTCGCAGGACGTACTGCCGGACGCATCAACGCCGCTGCAACGCTGCTCGAGAGCAGTAACAGTCAGCCTCGAGCGAGCGATCAGGTAACCGAGTAA
- a CDS encoding MFS transporter yields the protein MAETTASGVRQRGQRLWRTLWNDGQGWILLTVSLGWALTIGTRIVYPALLPEIRLEFAFGYTTAGVLVGLVWAAYGITQFPGGLLADVTTERTALVAGTALTAVGICAVIVSPLFGLLVLATFVMGAGTGIYGTSRVTVLSNAYPDNDSTAIGVSQAAGNVGNAVFPVVAGVSSAYVGWRLGLGFLAPLLVVVTVGLWLTIPATASPRPSSSPARELVARAGGALTSPPVYVGTGLLLALMVVYQSLTGFLPTYLVDSKGASSSEAAAVYGGFFAVAVLAQLVAGLLADRIGVRTTIGVFASLSLPGFAMMLVADGLGAVLLGVAFLSALLGCFPPAHSYLVNAFPSSIQGTGYGVVRTVYIGFGAVGPVATGLVVDIGSFSAAFLALGALSAVIVVVGYALPSTV from the coding sequence ATGGCCGAAACTACCGCCTCGGGCGTCCGCCAACGAGGGCAACGCCTCTGGCGTACGCTCTGGAACGACGGCCAGGGGTGGATCCTTCTCACCGTCTCGCTTGGCTGGGCGCTTACGATCGGTACCCGGATCGTCTATCCGGCGTTGCTCCCGGAGATCCGCCTCGAGTTCGCGTTCGGATACACGACGGCGGGCGTGCTCGTCGGACTCGTCTGGGCGGCGTACGGGATCACGCAGTTTCCGGGCGGACTGTTGGCGGACGTGACGACCGAACGAACGGCTCTCGTCGCCGGAACGGCGCTCACCGCGGTCGGAATCTGTGCGGTGATCGTCTCGCCGCTTTTCGGGTTGCTCGTCCTCGCGACGTTCGTGATGGGAGCCGGGACGGGGATCTACGGTACGAGCCGGGTCACCGTTCTCTCGAATGCGTATCCCGACAACGATTCGACGGCGATCGGCGTGAGCCAGGCGGCAGGAAACGTCGGTAATGCCGTCTTTCCCGTCGTCGCCGGAGTCTCGAGCGCGTACGTTGGCTGGCGACTCGGCCTCGGGTTTCTCGCACCGCTTCTCGTCGTCGTCACCGTCGGGCTGTGGCTGACGATACCCGCCACGGCCTCGCCTCGACCATCCTCGAGTCCGGCTCGCGAGCTAGTCGCCAGAGCCGGCGGTGCTCTCACCAGCCCGCCCGTCTACGTCGGGACGGGGCTGCTTCTCGCGTTGATGGTCGTCTACCAGAGCCTCACCGGATTCCTCCCGACGTACCTGGTCGACTCGAAAGGCGCCTCCTCGAGCGAAGCGGCCGCGGTCTACGGCGGATTTTTCGCAGTGGCAGTGCTCGCACAGCTCGTGGCCGGACTCCTCGCTGACAGGATCGGTGTCCGAACGACCATCGGTGTATTCGCGTCGCTGAGCTTGCCGGGATTCGCGATGATGCTCGTGGCAGACGGGCTCGGAGCTGTCCTGCTCGGCGTCGCATTTCTCAGTGCGTTGTTGGGCTGTTTTCCGCCGGCACACTCGTATCTGGTGAACGCCTTTCCGTCGTCGATTCAGGGTACCGGATACGGCGTCGTTCGGACTGTGTACATCGGCTTTGGCGCGGTCGGCCCAGTGGCCACTGGGCTGGTGGTTGATATCGGCTCGTTTTCGGCTGCGTTTCTCGCGTTGGGCGCGCTCTCGGCCGTGATTGTCGTGGTCGGATACGCCCTGCCATCAACGGTGTGA
- a CDS encoding DUF5828 family protein produces the protein MEESISGFKTNGDWGDVVEHGERITQALVEVGVSDLETDLETAFEEWDDWRPKAHERLETDVNEKTAEQAHLEEGEGEKAGKGPGDDIRTAGEKLTESYERLDDDDTEQAVRGWKKSVGFVRRAADTAGRKAVRRFEDTVYQRVMTQMSPYYFDNELVSANIQQTSRGNGDEFVFEVNINDDELKSEVSDALAVFDDEIDRWHVEVEKDTDSAEVIEGAEPPPEFDDPSRPTRN, from the coding sequence ATGGAAGAGAGCATCTCGGGATTCAAGACCAACGGTGACTGGGGCGACGTCGTCGAACACGGCGAACGCATCACCCAGGCACTCGTTGAAGTCGGCGTCTCCGACCTCGAGACCGACCTCGAGACCGCCTTCGAGGAGTGGGACGACTGGCGGCCAAAAGCCCACGAACGTCTCGAGACCGACGTCAACGAAAAAACCGCAGAGCAGGCCCACCTTGAGGAGGGCGAAGGCGAAAAAGCCGGGAAGGGCCCCGGCGACGACATTCGAACCGCCGGCGAGAAGCTCACGGAGTCGTACGAACGACTCGACGACGACGACACCGAGCAGGCGGTGCGTGGCTGGAAGAAGTCTGTCGGGTTCGTCAGACGGGCAGCCGACACCGCCGGCCGGAAAGCAGTCCGACGGTTCGAGGACACGGTCTACCAGCGCGTGATGACACAGATGTCGCCGTACTACTTCGATAACGAGCTCGTCAGCGCAAACATCCAGCAGACGAGTCGCGGCAACGGTGACGAGTTCGTGTTCGAGGTGAACATCAACGACGACGAGCTGAAGTCGGAGGTATCCGATGCGCTCGCTGTGTTCGACGACGAGATCGACCGCTGGCACGTCGAAGTCGAGAAAGACACCGATAGCGCCGAGGTCATTGAGGGGGCCGAACCGCCGCCGGAGTTCGACGACCCCTCGCGGCCGACGCGAAACTGA
- a CDS encoding DUF2299 family protein, whose protein sequence is MADRITEDTIRGWIDNELVESVDTMPDPEADVNLLVEMSNIMIHIIYREPGGPILIGQEIEYDDQIQSRIQGLSESDRGELVSRVRETLTTVPVIYGFTDETGANVHFAEMQRIFLECRIYPDSISQQTVMARLVDVWKAMRYLDDLVTVMDAIEREK, encoded by the coding sequence ATGGCCGATCGGATTACCGAAGACACGATCCGGGGTTGGATCGACAACGAACTCGTCGAATCGGTGGATACGATGCCCGATCCCGAGGCGGACGTCAATCTACTCGTCGAGATGTCCAACATCATGATCCACATCATTTACAGGGAACCGGGCGGACCGATCCTGATCGGACAGGAGATCGAGTACGACGATCAGATCCAATCGCGGATCCAGGGACTGTCCGAATCGGATCGGGGCGAGCTCGTCAGTCGCGTTCGCGAAACTCTCACGACCGTTCCCGTCATCTACGGCTTTACCGACGAAACCGGAGCGAACGTGCACTTTGCGGAGATGCAACGGATCTTCCTCGAGTGTCGTATCTACCCAGACAGCATCAGTCAACAGACCGTAATGGCGCGTCTCGTCGACGTCTGGAAGGCGATGCGGTATCTCGACGATCTCGTGACGGTTATGGATGCTATCGAGCGGGAGAAATAA
- a CDS encoding sulfurtransferase — protein sequence MTLHSLSEETLLSSRTARSGLEKLHKADLIESIPLEEDRRKNLYSLTSTDRANTRSGEQPSPLVSAEWVEDNLDEFERDNPELRLIEADDEYDQGHIPSAVQVDVTEDFNEPGRHTLVDRPEFENRMSTRGITENSTVVIYSTRQNQLAAYLYWLFKYYRHTDVRLLEGGKERWQENGGQLVEHEPSTTKTEYSAHPSNERIRAYRHDIEEALEQDAALLDVRTAEEFTGESACPIPDLPEARNTGRIPQTIHLEWTSVLDDSGEFKERSQLEDIFHEKDIYPHDRVIAYCHVGWRSALIWFVLSELLNYPDVSNYDGSWIEWGNLVDAPIKGGSDLSEST from the coding sequence ATGACGCTGCATTCGCTAAGCGAGGAGACACTACTGTCGTCACGGACGGCACGATCGGGTCTCGAGAAACTGCACAAAGCAGACCTCATCGAGAGCATCCCACTCGAGGAGGACAGACGAAAGAACCTCTATAGCCTGACGTCAACGGACCGGGCCAACACTCGCTCGGGCGAACAACCATCGCCGCTGGTGTCGGCGGAGTGGGTCGAGGACAACCTCGACGAGTTCGAACGCGATAATCCCGAGTTACGGCTCATCGAGGCAGACGACGAGTACGACCAGGGGCACATTCCCAGTGCCGTACAGGTAGACGTCACTGAAGATTTCAACGAGCCGGGACGACACACGCTGGTCGACAGGCCGGAGTTCGAAAACCGCATGAGCACTCGTGGGATCACGGAAAACAGTACGGTCGTCATCTACAGTACGAGACAGAACCAGCTCGCGGCGTATCTCTACTGGCTGTTCAAGTACTATCGACACACCGACGTGCGCTTGCTCGAGGGGGGGAAAGAGCGCTGGCAAGAGAACGGGGGTCAGCTCGTCGAACACGAACCGTCGACCACGAAAACGGAGTACTCCGCCCATCCGTCCAACGAGCGAATTCGAGCGTACCGACACGACATCGAAGAGGCACTCGAACAGGACGCGGCGTTGCTCGACGTCCGGACGGCCGAAGAGTTTACGGGCGAAAGCGCCTGTCCGATTCCCGACCTGCCAGAGGCGAGGAACACGGGCCGCATTCCGCAGACGATCCACCTCGAGTGGACATCGGTGCTCGACGACAGCGGCGAGTTCAAAGAGCGAAGTCAGCTCGAAGACATATTTCATGAAAAGGACATATACCCACACGATAGAGTGATTGCATACTGTCACGTCGGCTGGCGGTCGGCGTTGATCTGGTTCGTTCTCTCGGAGCTGCTCAACTATCCGGACGTCTCTAACTACGACGGGTCGTGGATCGAGTGGGGGAATCTGGTCGATGCGCCGATCAAAGGCGGATCAGACCTGAGCGAATCGACGTGA
- a CDS encoding 4Fe-4S dicluster domain-containing protein → MRCSHANEVSTITNYGFVIDNRRCIGCHACTVACKAEHDDPIGVNKTWVKYIEKGEFPNTNRNFSVIRCNHCADSPCTDVCPVTALWEREDGIVDFDTERCIGCKACMQGCPYDALYIDPETSTAAKCNYCSHRVDSGREPACVTVCPEDAIIAGDLENPETEISEVKSRQETQARKPEKGTEPNLSYVNGDEGSITPGTTAREEHYMWSDAPSDIEVEGGKREDFDIEKAAKSLAESDVTFSRSGSAGSDDSKVEADARADGGCNSANCGCNDDASFASDGGVATGSSGRMEEAYELLHEEAKRVYDVGEDHYASWGWEVYSYTWTKSISAGALLLPALLMLGGIIETSITLMGVSALVSGVFLGLTGILLILDLDQPQRFHWVLLRPNWNSWLVKGAYIISAAGAWIGLLVVGWLLEVQAVVHPVSLGISAILGAATAVYTAFLLSQSKGRDLWQSPAMPLHIFVQAVVAGAATTGIMGLVAFDQLVGPSAMALAAGLVAHVVLIASEIFTPHQTEDAEEAAARITKGRFKTAFWLGGIVVGIVAPLAVLAVGASAPLVAAAGVLALIGLFAFEYCWIIAPQTISLA, encoded by the coding sequence ATGAGATGCAGCCACGCCAACGAGGTGAGCACTATCACAAACTACGGATTTGTCATCGATAACCGTCGATGTATCGGTTGTCATGCATGTACTGTTGCATGCAAGGCCGAGCACGACGATCCAATCGGGGTCAACAAGACCTGGGTGAAATACATCGAGAAGGGCGAGTTCCCGAACACGAATCGGAACTTCTCGGTGATTCGTTGTAACCACTGTGCCGACTCCCCGTGTACCGACGTCTGTCCCGTCACCGCACTCTGGGAGCGGGAAGACGGGATCGTCGACTTCGATACGGAACGGTGTATCGGCTGTAAAGCCTGTATGCAGGGTTGTCCCTACGACGCATTGTACATCGATCCGGAGACGTCGACCGCAGCGAAGTGTAACTACTGTTCCCACCGCGTCGATTCCGGTCGGGAGCCTGCGTGTGTGACCGTCTGTCCGGAGGATGCGATCATCGCTGGGGACCTGGAAAACCCCGAGACCGAGATCTCGGAGGTCAAGTCCCGACAGGAGACACAGGCACGCAAGCCAGAGAAAGGTACCGAGCCAAACCTGTCCTACGTCAACGGGGACGAAGGCAGCATCACCCCGGGGACGACCGCCAGGGAAGAACACTACATGTGGAGCGACGCGCCATCCGACATCGAAGTCGAGGGTGGCAAACGCGAGGATTTCGACATCGAGAAAGCGGCGAAGTCGCTTGCCGAATCCGACGTCACCTTCTCTCGTAGCGGATCGGCAGGCTCTGACGACTCGAAAGTCGAAGCCGACGCGCGTGCCGACGGTGGCTGTAACAGCGCCAACTGTGGCTGCAACGACGACGCGTCGTTCGCCTCCGACGGCGGCGTCGCTACCGGAAGCAGTGGCCGGATGGAAGAGGCCTACGAACTGCTCCACGAGGAAGCTAAACGCGTCTACGACGTCGGCGAGGACCACTACGCGTCCTGGGGCTGGGAGGTGTACTCCTACACCTGGACGAAGTCGATCTCCGCCGGCGCGTTGTTGCTGCCGGCGTTGCTCATGCTCGGTGGGATCATCGAGACCAGTATCACGCTAATGGGCGTGAGCGCGCTCGTCAGCGGCGTCTTCCTCGGACTGACCGGGATTCTCCTCATCCTCGACCTGGATCAGCCCCAGCGGTTCCACTGGGTGTTGTTACGCCCGAACTGGAACTCCTGGCTGGTGAAAGGAGCCTACATCATCAGCGCTGCCGGCGCATGGATCGGTCTGCTCGTCGTCGGCTGGCTACTCGAGGTCCAGGCGGTCGTCCACCCGGTCTCGCTCGGAATCAGCGCCATCCTCGGAGCGGCGACTGCAGTCTACACCGCATTCCTGCTTAGCCAATCGAAGGGACGTGACCTCTGGCAGAGCCCGGCCATGCCGCTTCACATCTTCGTGCAGGCGGTCGTCGCCGGCGCGGCAACGACCGGCATCATGGGCCTGGTCGCGTTCGATCAACTCGTCGGCCCGTCCGCGATGGCACTCGCCGCCGGACTGGTCGCTCACGTCGTGTTGATCGCCTCAGAGATCTTTACGCCACACCAGACCGAGGACGCCGAGGAGGCAGCGGCCCGGATCACGAAAGGACGCTTCAAGACCGCGTTCTGGCTCGGCGGTATCGTCGTCGGTATCGTCGCCCCGCTCGCCGTGCTCGCAGTCGGTGCGAGCGCACCGCTGGTCGCAGCCGCCGGCGTGCTCGCGCTGATTGGACTGTTCGCGTTCGAGTACTGCTGGATCATCGCTCCGCAAACGATTTCGCTCGCGTAA